A region from the Sander vitreus isolate 19-12246 chromosome 1, sanVit1, whole genome shotgun sequence genome encodes:
- the LOC144519640 gene encoding retinoblastoma-like protein 2 isoform X3 yields the protein MATGPQGNRGRPRFGPSDCLIAVFRACSRDPTKVIETRLTSMLRTFLQHHRDNAGNENANDLAVKCCCEAMIWYYRTLECLASQERKRLGISDISVILENDLFQCCLVACCLEITISSNHLPYDFPLILQILKLAPYHFLKVIELVLRAEVGLPRAVVRHLAQVQEKVLESLAWTSDSPLWEDIRANEGHLPTCKQVMLPTQLEDSKRTDFQPDRNRPGVDLNLGAELSDSTDQQSSPSAGNRPQRSNPLHLFARKVYSLMGKHLREMCSTLNISDELRLKIWTGFEYSLVHSTDLMVDRHLDQLLLCAIYIIPKITKLEIPFKRIMKCYKTQPLASKSVCKNVLMSRRETENDLTGNNRRHSSFVSIPQTVESISSQTAAVQQPLHLHFTTQHRNHSPPYTRTLVLLQLKPPRVSA from the exons ATGGCAACCGGGCCTCAGGGTAACCGAGGACGGCCAAGGTTTGGCCCTAGTGACTGTCTGATTGCTGTGTTCAG GGCCTGCTCCAGAGATCCAACCAAGGTGATTGAAACGAGACTGACATCTATGCTACGCACATTTCTGCAACACCACAGGGACAATGCAGGAAATGAGAATGCCAATG ATTTGGCAGTAAAGTGCTGCTGTGAAGCCATGATCTGGTATTACAGGACCCTCGAGTGCCTTGCCAGTCAAGAGAGGAAGAGGCTGGGCATCAGTGACATCTCG GTCATCTTGGAGAATGATCTTTTCCAGTGCTGTCTGGTGGCCTGTTGTCTGGAGATTACCATATCCTCAAACCATCTACCATATGACTTCCCCCTTATCCTTCAGATCTTAAAACTGGCACCATatcacttcctgaag GTGATTGAGTTGGTGTTGCGGGCTGAAGTGGGCCTGCCTCGTGCTGTAGTGAGACACCTCGCCCAAGTTCAAGAGAAAGTTCTGGAGAGCTTGGCCTGGACCAGCGACTCACCGCTGTGGGAAGACATCAGAGCCAACGAGGGCCATCTGCCTACCTGCAAACAG GTGATGCTTCCTACACAGCTTGAAGATTCAAAGAGAACAGACTTTCAACCTGACAGAAACCGACCAGGAG tgGATCTCAATTTGGGAGCTGAACTGTCTGACAGCACTGACCAACAGAGTTCCCCATCAGCTGGAAACAGGCCTCAGAGAAGCAACCCCCTCCATCTGTTTGCTCGCAAG GTTTACAGCTTGATGGGTAAACATCTGAGGGAGATGTGTTCCACACTGAACATTAGTGATGAGCTGCGGCTGAAGATCTGGACTGGTTTTGAGTACTCTCTGGTCCACTCCACTGACCTCATGGTAGACCGTCACCTGGACCAACTGCTCCTGTGCGCTATCTACATTATACCTAAG ATTACAAAGCTGGAGATACCCTTCAAACGCATAATGAAGTGCTACAAAACTCAGCCACTTGCCAGCAAAAgt GTCTGCAAAAATGTGCTGATGTccagaagagagacagaaaatgatCTCACTGGAAACAACA GGAGACACTCCTCCTTTGTCTCCATACCCCAGACAGTGGAAAGCATCTCCTCACAGACAGCGGCTGTCCAGCAGCCACTCCATCTACATTTCACCACACAACACAGAAACCACTCCCCCCCGTACACCCGGACTCTCGTACTACTTCAACTCAAGCCCCCGAGAG TGTCTGCGTGA
- the LOC144519640 gene encoding retinoblastoma-like protein 2 isoform X1 — translation MATGPQGNRGRPRFGPSDCLIAVFRACSRDPTKVIETRLTSMLRTFLQHHRDNAGNENANDLAVKCCCEAMIWYYRTLECLASQERKRLGISDISVILENDLFQCCLVACCLEITISSNHLPYDFPLILQILKLAPYHFLKVIELVLRAEVGLPRAVVRHLAQVQEKVLESLAWTSDSPLWEDIRANEGHLPTCKQVMLPTQLEDSKRTDFQPDRNRPGVDLNLGAELSDSTDQQSSPSAGNRPQRSNPLHLFARKVYSLMGKHLREMCSTLNISDELRLKIWTGFEYSLVHSTDLMVDRHLDQLLLCAIYIIPKITKLEIPFKRIMKCYKTQPLASKSVCKNVLMSRRETENDLTGNNNNGNHGISIPTPNTLSTHYPEPSQERGNLIYFYNQIYTTKMQHFAKQFAPTSAGDTPPLSPYPRQWKASPHRQRLSSSHSIYISPHNTETTPPRTPGLSYYFNSSPRECLREINNMIRTGRSPNRRCYVVSLDREEEKEEEGEEEEDGPSAKRLCLEGQSAWQRRLRNVVNDRVTRRDQHQPSPVTRPKLH, via the exons ATGGCAACCGGGCCTCAGGGTAACCGAGGACGGCCAAGGTTTGGCCCTAGTGACTGTCTGATTGCTGTGTTCAG GGCCTGCTCCAGAGATCCAACCAAGGTGATTGAAACGAGACTGACATCTATGCTACGCACATTTCTGCAACACCACAGGGACAATGCAGGAAATGAGAATGCCAATG ATTTGGCAGTAAAGTGCTGCTGTGAAGCCATGATCTGGTATTACAGGACCCTCGAGTGCCTTGCCAGTCAAGAGAGGAAGAGGCTGGGCATCAGTGACATCTCG GTCATCTTGGAGAATGATCTTTTCCAGTGCTGTCTGGTGGCCTGTTGTCTGGAGATTACCATATCCTCAAACCATCTACCATATGACTTCCCCCTTATCCTTCAGATCTTAAAACTGGCACCATatcacttcctgaag GTGATTGAGTTGGTGTTGCGGGCTGAAGTGGGCCTGCCTCGTGCTGTAGTGAGACACCTCGCCCAAGTTCAAGAGAAAGTTCTGGAGAGCTTGGCCTGGACCAGCGACTCACCGCTGTGGGAAGACATCAGAGCCAACGAGGGCCATCTGCCTACCTGCAAACAG GTGATGCTTCCTACACAGCTTGAAGATTCAAAGAGAACAGACTTTCAACCTGACAGAAACCGACCAGGAG tgGATCTCAATTTGGGAGCTGAACTGTCTGACAGCACTGACCAACAGAGTTCCCCATCAGCTGGAAACAGGCCTCAGAGAAGCAACCCCCTCCATCTGTTTGCTCGCAAG GTTTACAGCTTGATGGGTAAACATCTGAGGGAGATGTGTTCCACACTGAACATTAGTGATGAGCTGCGGCTGAAGATCTGGACTGGTTTTGAGTACTCTCTGGTCCACTCCACTGACCTCATGGTAGACCGTCACCTGGACCAACTGCTCCTGTGCGCTATCTACATTATACCTAAG ATTACAAAGCTGGAGATACCCTTCAAACGCATAATGAAGTGCTACAAAACTCAGCCACTTGCCAGCAAAAgt GTCTGCAAAAATGTGCTGATGTccagaagagagacagaaaatgatCTCACTGGAAACAACA ATAATGGAAACCACGGCATCAGTATTCCAACCCCCAACACACTGTCAACACATTACCCAGAACCTAGCCAGGAGAGGGGAAATCTTATTTACTTTTACAACCAGATCTACACGACAAAGATGCAGCACTTTGCCAAGCAGTTTGCCCCAACCTCTGCA GGAGACACTCCTCCTTTGTCTCCATACCCCAGACAGTGGAAAGCATCTCCTCACAGACAGCGGCTGTCCAGCAGCCACTCCATCTACATTTCACCACACAACACAGAAACCACTCCCCCCCGTACACCCGGACTCTCGTACTACTTCAACTCAAGCCCCCGAGAG TGTCTGCGTGAGATCAATAACATGATCAGGACGGGCAGGTCACCCAACAGGCGATGCTATGTGGTATCACTGGATagagaagaggaaaaggaggaggaaggggaggaggaggaagatggtcCTTCAGCGAAGAGGCTTTGCTTGGAGGGTCAGTCAGCCTGGCAGAGGCGACTAAGGAATGTGGTGAATGATCGCGTGACAAGAAGAGACCAGCACCAACCATCTCCAGTTACAAGGCCTAAGCTGCACTAG
- the LOC144519640 gene encoding retinoblastoma-like protein 2 isoform X2, producing the protein MIWYYRTLECLASQERKRLGISDISVILENDLFQCCLVACCLEITISSNHLPYDFPLILQILKLAPYHFLKVIELVLRAEVGLPRAVVRHLAQVQEKVLESLAWTSDSPLWEDIRANEGHLPTCKQVMLPTQLEDSKRTDFQPDRNRPGVDLNLGAELSDSTDQQSSPSAGNRPQRSNPLHLFARKVYSLMGKHLREMCSTLNISDELRLKIWTGFEYSLVHSTDLMVDRHLDQLLLCAIYIIPKITKLEIPFKRIMKCYKTQPLASKSVCKNVLMSRRETENDLTGNNNNGNHGISIPTPNTLSTHYPEPSQERGNLIYFYNQIYTTKMQHFAKQFAPTSAGDTPPLSPYPRQWKASPHRQRLSSSHSIYISPHNTETTPPRTPGLSYYFNSSPRECLREINNMIRTGRSPNRRCYVVSLDREEEKEEEGEEEEDGPSAKRLCLEGQSAWQRRLRNVVNDRVTRRDQHQPSPVTRPKLH; encoded by the exons ATGATCTGGTATTACAGGACCCTCGAGTGCCTTGCCAGTCAAGAGAGGAAGAGGCTGGGCATCAGTGACATCTCG GTCATCTTGGAGAATGATCTTTTCCAGTGCTGTCTGGTGGCCTGTTGTCTGGAGATTACCATATCCTCAAACCATCTACCATATGACTTCCCCCTTATCCTTCAGATCTTAAAACTGGCACCATatcacttcctgaag GTGATTGAGTTGGTGTTGCGGGCTGAAGTGGGCCTGCCTCGTGCTGTAGTGAGACACCTCGCCCAAGTTCAAGAGAAAGTTCTGGAGAGCTTGGCCTGGACCAGCGACTCACCGCTGTGGGAAGACATCAGAGCCAACGAGGGCCATCTGCCTACCTGCAAACAG GTGATGCTTCCTACACAGCTTGAAGATTCAAAGAGAACAGACTTTCAACCTGACAGAAACCGACCAGGAG tgGATCTCAATTTGGGAGCTGAACTGTCTGACAGCACTGACCAACAGAGTTCCCCATCAGCTGGAAACAGGCCTCAGAGAAGCAACCCCCTCCATCTGTTTGCTCGCAAG GTTTACAGCTTGATGGGTAAACATCTGAGGGAGATGTGTTCCACACTGAACATTAGTGATGAGCTGCGGCTGAAGATCTGGACTGGTTTTGAGTACTCTCTGGTCCACTCCACTGACCTCATGGTAGACCGTCACCTGGACCAACTGCTCCTGTGCGCTATCTACATTATACCTAAG ATTACAAAGCTGGAGATACCCTTCAAACGCATAATGAAGTGCTACAAAACTCAGCCACTTGCCAGCAAAAgt GTCTGCAAAAATGTGCTGATGTccagaagagagacagaaaatgatCTCACTGGAAACAACA ATAATGGAAACCACGGCATCAGTATTCCAACCCCCAACACACTGTCAACACATTACCCAGAACCTAGCCAGGAGAGGGGAAATCTTATTTACTTTTACAACCAGATCTACACGACAAAGATGCAGCACTTTGCCAAGCAGTTTGCCCCAACCTCTGCA GGAGACACTCCTCCTTTGTCTCCATACCCCAGACAGTGGAAAGCATCTCCTCACAGACAGCGGCTGTCCAGCAGCCACTCCATCTACATTTCACCACACAACACAGAAACCACTCCCCCCCGTACACCCGGACTCTCGTACTACTTCAACTCAAGCCCCCGAGAG TGTCTGCGTGAGATCAATAACATGATCAGGACGGGCAGGTCACCCAACAGGCGATGCTATGTGGTATCACTGGATagagaagaggaaaaggaggaggaaggggaggaggaggaagatggtcCTTCAGCGAAGAGGCTTTGCTTGGAGGGTCAGTCAGCCTGGCAGAGGCGACTAAGGAATGTGGTGAATGATCGCGTGACAAGAAGAGACCAGCACCAACCATCTCCAGTTACAAGGCCTAAGCTGCACTAG